From Anopheles darlingi chromosome 2, idAnoDarlMG_H_01, whole genome shotgun sequence, the proteins below share one genomic window:
- the LOC125958106 gene encoding uncharacterized protein LOC125958106 isoform X2 yields MWRRQLQKTRQHTRRPRSVQAELQLNAESSKLHKEEHAQINHSLETAKHRNFTLQKSLEVAKARLRSRATFSPLETILQKAIGNYVKQSSLVPSSTVKAYGPTYV; encoded by the exons ATGTGGCGAAGACAACTACAAAAAACCCGCCAGCATACACGTCGCCCCCGAAG TGTCCAAGCTGAACTACAACTTAACGCCGAATCGTCAAAGCTGCATAAGGAGGAACATGCACAAATCAATCACTCGTTGGAGACGGCCAAACACCGAAATTTCACCTTGCAGAAGTCGTTAGAAGTTGCTAAAGCGCGGCTTCGATCTCGTGCCACATTCAGTCCTTTGGAAACGATCTTGCAAAAGGCGATTGGAAATTACGTGAAACAATCTTCACTTGTTCCTTCCAGTACGGTAAAAGCATACGGTCCTACGTACGTTTAA
- the LOC125958096 gene encoding exosome complex component RRP40, whose protein sequence is MASKTVLAGDVIFEPMEMIKTSKKVILGPDLRMDQDVVRASKCGQLKTKPPNTFWVDAHQKRYVPTRGELVVGVVMAKAGDIFRVDIGSSETASLSYVAFEGATKKNRPDVNIGDIVYARLLIAHPDVEPELVCVDSHGKKGKLGILHDGFLLSCSLNLIRKILNPKCTFLSLLSKELKFELAAGMNGRLWIRGKTVKETIAIGNAILALEFVPSDQIRELCNDIGSYVAGFAK, encoded by the coding sequence ATGGCGAGTAAAACCGTTCTTGCTGGCGACGTAATATTCGAGCCGATGGAGATGATCAAGACGAGTAAAAAGGTGATTCTGGGGCCGGATTTGCGCATGGATCAGGATGTGGTGCGCGCCAGTAAATGTGGCCAGCTGAAAACGAAACCGCCGAATACGTTCTGGGTTGATGCGCACCAAAAGCGGTACGTGCCGACCCGCGGGGAGTTGGTGGTCGGCGTTGTGATGGCTAAAGCAGGAGACATATTTCGAGTGGACATCGGCAGCAGCGAAACGGCCTCTTTATCGTATGTGGCCTTCGAGGGCGCAACTAAGAAGAACCGGCCAGACGTGAACATCGGAGATATCGTGTACGCGCGGCTCTTGATCGCTCACCCGGACGTAGAACCCGAACTCGTTTGTGTCGATTCACACGGCAAGAAGGGGAAACTCGGAATCCTGCATGATGGATTTCTGCTAAGTTGCAGTCTGAATCTGATACGAAAGATTCTCAATCCAAAGTGCACGTTCCTGAGTTTACTGTCGAAAGAGCTCAAATTTGAGCTGGCTGCTGGGATGAACGGACGACTGTGGATACGGGGAAAAACCGTTAAAGAAACCATTGCCATCGGAAATGCAATTTTGGCCCTAGAATTTGTACCGAGCGATCAGATCCGCGAGCTTTGCAACGACATCGGATCGTACGTAGCAGGATTCGCGAAATAA
- the LOC125958106 gene encoding uncharacterized protein LOC125958106 isoform X1 encodes MTKEIDFVGDLNDKYAALEYELDERLKTIVQAELQLNAESSKLHKEEHAQINHSLETAKHRNFTLQKSLEVAKARLRSRATFSPLETILQKAIGNYVKQSSLVPSSTVKAYGPTYV; translated from the exons ATGACGAAGGAAATAGATTTTGTGGGAGATTTAAATGATAAGTATGCAGCGTTGGAATATGAGTTAGACGAAAGGCTAAAAACTAT TGTCCAAGCTGAACTACAACTTAACGCCGAATCGTCAAAGCTGCATAAGGAGGAACATGCACAAATCAATCACTCGTTGGAGACGGCCAAACACCGAAATTTCACCTTGCAGAAGTCGTTAGAAGTTGCTAAAGCGCGGCTTCGATCTCGTGCCACATTCAGTCCTTTGGAAACGATCTTGCAAAAGGCGATTGGAAATTACGTGAAACAATCTTCACTTGTTCCTTCCAGTACGGTAAAAGCATACGGTCCTACGTACGTTTAA
- the LOC125958085 gene encoding probable serine hydrolase codes for MSAPGSSDVPGGSPRVVEEIEIPVPWGFVSGKWWGSRVKQPVLALHGWQDNAGSFDRLCPLLPEDIPILAIDLPGHGKSSHYPKGMHYFIFWDGITLIRRIVKYFGWTNITLLGHSLGGALSFMYAASFPDEVDRFISIDIAGPTVRDHHKLAASTGDCIDKFLHYETLPESKMPCYGYEEMIELVLAAYDGSVDYDSVEVLMRRGMALAPAHLNKDGYHFARDLRLKVALMGMFSLEQVLAYAECIKCKVLNIRGQPGMNFGSAEVYEKVMEVLRRTASKVVYYEIPGTHHLHLVTPDRISKQVSDFLLEI; via the exons ATGAGTGCTCCAGGTTCTTCAG ATGTTCCCGGTGGAAGTCCACGCGTTGTGGAGGAAATCGAAATTCCGGTGCCGTGGGGTTTCGTTTCAG GTAAATGGTGGGGCTCTCGTGTGAAGCAACCGGTACTGGCCCTACATGGCTGGCAGGACAATGCTGGATCCTTTGATCGGCTGTGTCCTCTTTTGCCAGAGGATATTCCTATTCTAGCAATTGACCTCCCGGGCCATGGGAAGTCGTCTCACTATCCAAAGGGCATGCATTACTTCATATTCTGGGATGGAATAACCCTCATTCGACGCATTGTTAAGTATTTCGGATGGACAAACATCACTCTACTGGGACATTCGCTGGGCGGTGCACTCAGCTTTATGTATGCTGCAAGCTTTCCGGACGAGGTTGATCGATTTATAAGCATCGACATTGCAGGGCCTACGGTGCGCGATCATCATAAATTGGCAGCAAGCACGGGAGATTGTATCGACAAATTTTTGCACTATGAAACACTTCCAGAGTCTAAAATGCCGTGCTACGGTTACGAAGAAATGATAGAACTAGTTCTGGCTGCTTATGATGGTTCAGTGGATTACGATTCAGTTGAAGTATTGATGCGCAGAGGTATGGCTTTGGCACCAGCCCACTTGAATAAGGACGGATATCATTTCGCCAGGGATCTGCGTCTTAAGGTAGCTCTCATGGGTATGTTCTCATTGGAACAAGTGCTTGCCTATGCTGAATGTATTAAATGTAAGGTTCTAAACATACGTGGACAACCGGGAATGAACTTTGGTAGTGCAGAGGTGTACGAGAAGGTGATGGAAGTACTTCGGCGGACTGCATCGAAGGTTGTATACTATGAAATCCCGGGTACGCATCATTTACATCTCGTAACACCGGACAGAATATCTAAGCAAGTAAGCGATTTTTTGTTAGAAATATAA